The following proteins come from a genomic window of Nitrospirota bacterium:
- a CDS encoding type II toxin-antitoxin system VapB family antitoxin has translation MKTTVDIPEKELKEAIKYTGAKTKRDAVVYAIKDFNRRHKLTELAKMLGTFKDFMSRDDLSAMREDKKWQKRK, from the coding sequence ATGAAGACAACAGTTGATATTCCTGAAAAGGAACTAAAAGAAGCTATCAAATATACCGGCGCAAAGACCAAGCGTGATGCCGTTGTATACGCCATAAAGGATTTCAATAGAAGGCATAAGCTTACAGAACTTGCCAAGATGCTCGGCACCTTCAAAGACTTTATGAGCCGGGACGACCTCAGTGCTATGCGGGAAGACAAAAAGTGGCAGAAGCGGAAGTAG
- a CDS encoding PIN domain-containing protein yields MAEAEVVLIDTSSWIEALRSAGRSDVRNRVMSFMIQGRAAWCDIVTVELWNGARGVYEKQRLKELDKEIVCLQTTQEVWQTARQLAQKCRTAGQTVPVVDLVITACALFYGVAIEHCDEHIDFILKAQRT; encoded by the coding sequence GTGGCAGAAGCGGAAGTAGTTCTGATTGATACGTCCAGTTGGATAGAAGCCCTTCGTTCAGCAGGAAGAAGCGATGTGCGCAATCGCGTGATGAGTTTTATGATACAGGGAAGGGCGGCGTGGTGCGACATTGTAACAGTGGAACTCTGGAATGGTGCGAGGGGTGTGTACGAGAAACAAAGACTAAAAGAACTTGATAAAGAAATTGTTTGTTTGCAGACTACCCAAGAGGTATGGCAAACAGCAAGGCAATTAGCGCAAAAATGCAGAACAGCAGGGCAAACAGTCCCCGTTGTTGATTTAGTAATTACAGCGTGTGCACTTTTTTATGGAGTTGCAATAGAACACTGCGACGAACACATAGATTTTATTCTAAAAGCTCAAAGAACATAA